The Peribacillus sp. FSL E2-0218 genome contains a region encoding:
- the deoC gene encoding deoxyribose-phosphate aldolase, with amino-acid sequence MSQNVAGLIDHTLLKADATKEQIKVLCEEAREYKFASVCVNPTWVKYASELLEGSEVKVCTVIGFPLGATTPETKAFETKDAISNGAHEVDMVINIGALKDKDDELVERDIRAVVAASTGKALSKVIIETSLLTEEEKVRACELAVKAGTDYVKTSTGFSTGGATVEDIALMRKTVGPDIGVKASGGVRNTADAQNVIEAGATRIGASAGVSIVKGLTADSDY; translated from the coding sequence ATGTCACAAAATGTAGCAGGTTTAATAGACCACACGTTATTAAAAGCAGATGCAACGAAAGAGCAAATAAAGGTATTATGCGAAGAAGCGCGCGAGTACAAGTTTGCTTCCGTTTGCGTGAATCCGACATGGGTGAAATATGCAAGCGAACTATTGGAAGGTTCAGAAGTGAAAGTGTGTACGGTCATCGGGTTCCCTCTAGGGGCAACCACACCGGAAACGAAAGCGTTTGAAACGAAGGATGCGATCTCCAATGGCGCCCACGAAGTCGATATGGTGATCAATATCGGCGCCTTGAAGGACAAGGATGATGAATTGGTAGAGCGTGATATTCGTGCTGTAGTGGCTGCCTCTACGGGTAAGGCCCTATCAAAAGTGATCATCGAAACTTCATTATTGACTGAGGAAGAAAAAGTCCGCGCTTGCGAACTGGCTGTCAAAGCGGGAACGGATTACGTGAAAACTTCAACTGGTTTCTCGACCGGAGGAGCAACTGTCGAAGATATCGCTCTGATGAGAAAAACAGTTGGACCTGATATCGGTGTCAAAGCTTCTGGCGGAGTCCGCAACACGGCTGACGCTCAGAATGTAATCGAAGCTGGAGCCACAAGAATTGGCGCCAGCGCCGGCGTTTCCATCGTAAAAGGCTTAACGGCTGATTCCGATTATTGA